In the Zingiber officinale cultivar Zhangliang chromosome 5A, Zo_v1.1, whole genome shotgun sequence genome, atccaaaatttaatttaaaagaacacatggtagctaggaaaaggttcagacctttgtacaaaatttttgtacagtggaacctctaggttttccgagtagcaaccaacaacaatagctagattgacttttgaactaacaaagttgaaaagtttacctttctttacacGCCAGTTGGCATACTTGAGATAGTCTTTTTTCATATGACATTTTTTCTTGCAAAAGAAACAAGTGGATTCCTTATCctacttcttgtgctccttatgaCCATTGCCTTCAGAATCTGCAGtttgtttcccttttcctttgttattgatcctctttcgtttcttgcttgcactttgagaaccagatgctaagtgaacactctcagatgtctcaatctttagtctctcttcctcttggacgcattgagcaatgagctcattcaatgtccacttttccttttgagtattatatgatatcttaaaagAAGTGAACTGTGTAAACAGAAACATCAAGACGACATGCAGTAGCATACCctcagacatatcgagttttagtgctttcagacttgTCGCTAGATTGGATATCTCCATAATAtactcccttatgtttcctttgTCATTGTAAcgcatggttaccaacttcgtaagaagtgtggtagtcttgACCTTTCCATTTAAGGTGAATCGGTCTGCTAATTGGTCCATgaaactcctagcatctcctcCCTCTGTTATTAAACCCTTTATTAGTGTCGGTATGGGAAGCTTCATGATATTCAGacacatgcgatttgatttctcccacgACTAAAATTCAACcctctgctctatagtgctagcactggtcaGAGGTGCAGAACGATCATTCCTTAATGTATAGTCTAAGTTCATGTATCCTAAGACTACGATCACATATTTTTTCTATTAAGTAAACTTCGAACCGGTTAATGTTGGCAGTTACAGATTGCACTGAAATTTAAAGAGAGAACTTTATTTAAACTCACGATTTAATTAAagctaagaacatataagtaatataaaattatgcaaataaaataaaattttaaatgcatataaatatGTGCTTTTATGAGATACTAAGTACAACAgaatatgtcttcctttggaccgacacattatttgttagcgatactctTTAATATATCTTAAACTTTAATTGGCCACACAATGTACCTTCCTTTGGGCCAACCCATTGTCTGCataatatgatattttatatAAGTTATATTTTGGTTCATATCTCACAAGAACATTAATCAACCACATAATATGCCTTTCTTTGGGTCGACATATTTTTTGCAtgatttgaataaaataatattttattccatAGTTGTAAGCTAGCTTATGCATATATCTAGCATAAAAGTAACTTTCCTTTGGGTTGATTCCTTTTAACATAGATCTACATCTACCAACATAAAATGCATTAAACCTACCTAAGGTGTCTTCTTTTGGACCGAtacattagttcaacttagtagcatATTATGTAGATAGATCTAAGAAAACTCTAGGAACTTGATTCAAATAAAAATTACTTGATCAACTTTAACaacacaaattaaatttattaatcgattgatacttATGGTAATTGATTAGAATGATCCAATTAATTATTTCAATCGATCCGAAAATATACTATATACGACTATAAAATTATTCATAGAACTCTTACTCAAAAGCTAAAGcttttataattaaatagtattatttaatacTACTTAATCCCTTAATTATTCtgcattaaaattatttaatgagTTTTTTACATACTGTGTTATGTGTTTTTTTTGGCACTGTTTCACAcgttgaaagatttttttttcttgaaaaattgTTTCTTATTGAAAcagtattatttttttaattacatgAAACAGAAAAACACGTAgaagaggatttttttttttaatgaaatactCCTTCACGTTAAAACGGTAATGGCATTGTTTCGCGAAGACAAGATTACATTAGTCGAAAAAATAATCGATTAACATTAAATTTTAAACGATTATGAATCCCATCATGAGTTTAGGCAGAATcgattaagaaatttttttaatcaattcacATTGATTCTGTTCAATATTTTAGACTCAATTGttcgatcaaaataataaattgaatcatcgtaatttttcttaaaattaagttACACAACGACGATTTTCACATCTTTCTTTTTGTTCTTAATAGAaatatgaaaaattcaaaaaacaaatctatcataatttttttcttagaTGATTTTCGATGATAAAACCTTATATTATACTAAGAAAATTTAATCTAACATACATATAAATCGACAAAAGAATTTAAACTTTATTGTCAATGCAAACGACAAAACAAAACctgactctaataccaattgatagCTCTTATAAAACCTAACCAcatgaattctagacaatcaaataaaaattcaaataggaaaaataaaaacatatgaGCATGAATCTATATTTCATCGAGaacataatataaaaaaataaatacataaacaaatatgATAAAGAACCTAATTGAAAAGTCATCCTTATCTTTAACGTCGTCCAGAAATAATCCCGATTAAAGAAAATACAACGGAAAGAAAAAAGATCTTTCAAGAGACTTACGGATGACAGGGCCGAAAAACTTTAGGTCAATGGAGAACCAAAAACTCTGTCAAGATTTAAAACCTCTAAATCCTTGGAGATCAATCCTATATATAATGGACATTTATTATCAATTCATATATGATAATATATGCGGGACAATAGAGGTTCTACTTATATAAGATCTACATCCAATAACTGAAACCTAATAAACCTAAGTTAGATTACTTAGATAACTTTAATGAGTTCAATTTGTACTCATACACACAACATACAATTAAGTCCACCAATTAGACATAATAACCAACAATATTATCTATTGTGGGAATGTTAAGGGACCATATGTGAACAATAATATCATGATTGAAAAGCTAATATGTGTCATATCCACTTTTGTTAAATGATAAGTGACTTCAACAAATATTCAATTCCAaaatgaatccaagagcatgagTTCTTACACTAGTTTCCCGTATTAACATGTACAGGATAGCCAGAGGACGTTTGATTGTTCCAAATAGAACCGAGATACATTAAATAGTATCATCAGATGCCATCTCCAAGTACAGTCACTGCTCAAACTGATGACTGGAGGCCAATTATTCCTGGAGAGAATTGAAGAAAAAAAAGTCAGATTTCATAGAGATAACAGAGGCTGTTTCACCAAATCAAGTCACGTCCTCATGGTCATCATGATTTTTACCATGTCACTCCTCAATCATATTTTTGCAAATCAATTGAAATTAGGTTGGGGAAGAAAATTGAAAATCAAgagtaatttaagaaaaaaaagataaGGCAGAGGTGTAATATGGTAAATGATCAACATTGAGGCATGATCAGTCAAAAGCTAATATAAGGGATGTGATTTTGCAAAATGTCAAATAGAAAAGAGCAGCAAATCGAGAACAGATTATTACCGCATCCAATTCTTGCACCTGCATTACCAGTAGTTTTACTAAGTTCATGACCTCCTGCAAAATTTGATAAATTTCAGTCCACAACATGCATTCCACATTAGAAAGAACACTAGTAATAGTAATTGCAGTGGCTATGTTGGATCGGTCGCCTACTTACATATCTCAGATATCACTAGCTAAGCTTAAAATGCTATTCATAAATTCTCCACACTAGGCACAAATCTCACTCTTATCATTGTATGCGGGGGATCCAGGATTTTTAGTATGGGGAGGCCACATACTAAATGACAAATAATTATTCTGCATTATAGAAATCATGCAGTCAGGGCAGTGTTAGGTGCCGACGAGCAAGCGGATAGAGCCGATGATGAAGCCAAGATGGTAGCGTCAAACAACAACCTCCCATGACCATCTATCTcaacttttataaaaaaaaaatgaaatggaacttttaaataaataataaaaggtctcaaaatataaataaatttcaaaaatataaaaattttaattaatcaaataaatttaattaaaagctcaacaatatctaaataaattaaactcaaatcaaactaaactaaaacagaaatcaaattaaatttggaCACCTATTTGAACGGCCTAattctttttatatttatttgatttaatctaattattttattaaataaatttaaataagtttgaGTTGGCTTAACTCATTTTCAGGGCTAATTAGAGTTTACTCACAGCTGTTTATCACGTTTACAAACCTACCTTCACTTGGATTCCTCCACTGCCTTGTCCAACCATGAGACTATTAAGAAGAGATTATGTTCCCAAGAATTGACTCCTAAATTGCCGGCACTGTGTGAGCCACGCAAAGCTCTTCGCGTTCCAGAACATGGCCTGAGTCCCCGTCATCAGTCGTCGGATCTAGCATCTTAGAGCTTGGGGTTTACACACCTCATCTATCTCAGCAACCAGATCACGACCAAAACTACATATCCCTTCAATTTCAACCGTGTAAAATTGAAGGGAGATTCGCCGATGGTTGTCGACAACTGCGTGGTAGATCCGTCGATGCTCTGCTTGGTCTAGGTGAATAAACTACGACACTGCGCAGCAAATCCATTGTATGGTAGCTAAAGGTGGAATCCGCCATTCCAGTGGCCCCATACGGTCGGCCTCACGACCATCTGTAaggagataaatcgggaagctATAGTTGGCTAATATGGGGAGAGTTTTTTTTCTTGTCTTTGCCGAGATTCTAACCCTTGTTCTATAATAGCAACTCTACCCTGCACTAGTCAACTCAACCCTGCCCCGGGGCCACTCTTATCGTTGCAGGGTACACTGTTTACTATAACCTCTAGAAGCAAACCAGATTCAGATATATCAGCTTACAACCAATGGAGTAGATTCTGATGCAACTGAAGCCTGATTTTTCATAGACTTTTAATAACTAGTTTAGTCCATTTGCAGGGCGTCCTACATTTCATTATCTACTACCTCTGAATCCATGAAACATACACATATATTACCTCCATCTCGTTGATGGTTTCTTTAGCACATCAAATTCAGTGACTGATGAAAATCTGTATCCGTATGTTAATCGGTGCTGGCTACAACTTCTGAATCTCTGTAATTCAATCATGATTGGCAAAAATGAATGTGATTTCTGTACTAAATATTCGGATCAGTACAGAGATCTAATTGCTTAATTGGGCAATCATGTTGGACGACCAAACTCCGTTGGTAGTCAATAGTGTTGAATTCACTGAGCAACTACTTCTACCCATTTTTTTTATGTAATCGAGGTATCCAGCTGTTACGCTACTTCTACCCATTAACATTAGGAAGGAAAAGTTTTCAAGAAATTGCTGACAGAAGCAAGAGAATGCAATCAATGAACATATTCACCCAATTTTACAAGATAATGAAGAAAGAACAAGCGAACAACCACATGCagaataatatcattttccagaAGAAAAATTGTCCAATTTCTCAGCAAGTGCAGAATGTGTACTTTTAAAGTCACTAATATGAGCCTAGTGATATTAGCTCCATGAGAAGTCAACTGAAATGCAAATGgaaagcataaaataaaatagacTATATGATACATCTTAAGAGTGAACAAATTATATGTAGATATTGTCAATACCTCGGCCTAAGTCATCAGGATCAGCATGGACAACCACTGCCCTTCCCAATACCGAGTTTGGTCCACTTAATGGAATCTTCAAAATgtaagaaaaaatagaaaaaattatcgGAATGCTAGAGGTTATCAAACCAGATAAAAAAGTAATATGCGATACTAAACCTGTAGATCTTTAACATATACTTCGGCTATTCCTGCAAGCAATACAGAATGTCACTAATGCTATATATAAGATATGACGAATTGAAGATATTAACCATCTTGGTTAGCCACAATGTTTCCCAGGTCACCCGCATGTCGTTCCCAATCACTTGGAGCCCCGTGAGACTTGTTCAGTGGATTGAAATGCGGACCTGCATGAAAAGCTGAAATCATTTCTTTGTTGTATAACAGTTTCCATTAAGGAGAATTCCTGTGGACTAGAtagctatgatgtttttattCATACATCCAAACAGATGATCAGAACAAAGTCATAATGCTAACttaattataagttttaaataaacCTCAACTAATCTTGTCGATCTACAAAGTAGTTATTTGGGAAAAAATCAAAAGGGTGCCTCTTTTTGAATCGTCAAAGTTgcctttttttttatcattaaaagAGTGCCCCACCAAATGGTTTCTGTTAAGTTTATCCCAACCCATTcagcccaaaaaaaaaaaaaaactgaccgACCCTCTCCAACCTAGGTCGTCGCCCAAACTTGCAAGCGTCCTACCTAAACAGTACTATAATCCCGCTAAAGTAGCAACTTTTCTCTAATCCTACGCTAAGCTACAAATATCATTTTGTCTCCTGATCATCAGTGGGCTTCACCTCTTTCTTCTCTAATCTAGACTGATATTCatgtatttgtgttttttttcttttccatttcaTGTATTGGTCTTCAGTTGTCTGTCATTCATGTAGAAGTAGCAATACTAAAATAAGTATCAATTTTGGAGGCTCATGACTCTCActaatttgttttttaaaaaaaaaaagtttttaaagtgtATTCagaaattttgattaaaattattacataGACCTATGCTAGTCAATTTACAAATAATTTCTCAGTTGTACTCCTTGGATCCTCGTGAGTAATTTTATGCCTTCATTTTACAAGTTTAACACCCCTTTAGGTTAtgcctttatttttcaattttaagccATTTAGGTCTATATAGTAATTCTAGCTACAATTATTTCATGAACCTTCCTAGTCAATTTTAACCAGTTTAGGTTTCTGTAGTAATTCTAGCCAAAAATTGTTTCATGAACCTACCTGGTCAAATTATATAAGAGAGCACTACATTTTGTGCTCTTTTGAACCTCTTGATTCATTCACGccttaattttttaattctagGTAGTTTAAATTCATGTTGCAGTTTTGGCCAAAATTGCTTACATGGATTTAAACAACTCAAAATTCATAAATAAGCATTCTCATGTGCTTCTTGGAATCTCTTAAATCCTTTTAcgcctttatttttcaattttgggcATGTTAGGTGCATGGGGCAAATTTAACTAAAATTGTTAGACCGTTCACATTTCACCGGTGCGCCCTCGGTTATGTTCCTTAAAGCCTTTGGAGTCATCCTATACTCTTCTTAGTTTTGTTACTAGAGTTCTAAAAGAATATGTAGCAATTTTAGCCAAAAGCTAATGGACAACCTacccaattttttaaaaaatgttatgtttgttatattttgTGAACCTTCCAGAGTCATTATATGCATGGTCTTAAATGTCCACCCATGTCAGTTGGGATGGATGGAATTTACTGTTTCGCCTGTCAACCAGCACAACACTGTAAAGCGCCAAGTCGCAAGGACTGCCACAACCACAAGACGTCATAGGGGAGCCACAACCTCGTGACGTGTCACGAGGTCGCAACGgccaattttttaaataaataaataaaattatccttttttatttttctttttctaatttttcctttcttttttttttaaaattttccccattttcgtattgttttatttttcccatcaaaaattattttccttttttttccccattcatctaaaattaattttttttcattcatgCTTCCACaaggtaaataataaaaaaaaccacTTTAAAGATGGAGAATACAAATTATTAGAAAAAGATAAaagtaatataatataatttttaatcttataaaatataatattattaatgaattaaattatttttatataaatttaacttaattttaaattgatcatAATAAATCCAAACTAAATCCAATTTAAACCCACTTGATCATGATATTTTACTTGATGAACTTTAATTAATCCTAAATTAAGTTTTACTCAATAAGGATCAAATATTTCATGAGATAATATCAAATTTAACTCAAAAATAAACATCTATagtaatcaaatattaatatttttaattaatataatttatatttaaaaaagtaCTGAAATCATCTCGGTACGACAAGATACGATACCAAAACTGTATCGTTCTAGTCATAAAACAAAACTCTGGCACGACTCAAATTTTAAACCTTCATTCTATGTttttgttttataattttaactagTTTATGTCTACATAACAATTTTGGCTAATATGACTTATGATTTTTCTTTAATCATTTAGTCACTTTAAAGGCATAAGTGGGCTCCAATGACCTCTATTTCAAAAATGTGAGGAAAATACTCATTAACAATTTAGGTCAATGTTGATATATGGTCATTTCTTAGTCGTTTATCATGGTCACTTTAAATGGAAAAGCAGGCTCTAATGATCTTTGATTCAAAATGTGAGACAATTAATCATGTGACAATTTTAGCCAAAGTTGCTATATGGTCATTTCTCAATCATTTGTTGTTTGTCATTTGGTTACTTTGAAAGCAAGGGTGAACTCCAATGCTCTCCTCAAGTATATCTATCTATTCGAATTCAAAATTTAAGGGGCAAACATCTATGTAATAGTTTCAGCCAAACTATTACATGGTCATTTTGTTTTGCTACTTTAAAAGTATGAGTGAACGCTAATAGCCTCCTTAAGTGCATTTGTCAATTtacattcaaaatttgaaaagctCCATGTAGTAATTTTGGCCGAATTGCTACATATCCATATTTGAGTTGTTTGGTGAAGCAATCACGTTTTTCATTTTGCTATGCATTACAATTAAAATGTCTCCATCCATCTAACAATCTAACGGTTGTTATTATTGTTGTCCTATATATTTCAAGGACTCACTAATTTCTACAACATTCTTATCATATCTTGATAATCTTGAGTAAGATGCTGAATGGTTTTTGTTGTTTATCCTCAAGGCAAACCACAATAATAGAAATGGTTAGTCGGCCACAATAATAGAATGAGATAGATTGTGGACAAATTTCACCTCGTTAATTTGATCTCAGCAATACATATTGGTACAACAAGGAAATTGCTTattgttgaaaattaaaaattatattaacttaAAAAACTTGTCTAATACATGGGAAGCTTAACTCCTTTTTATAGATTGATACAaacttttaaaaacaaatttatcTAAAATAAACATACACACAAACCATGTTTCCCACACTCCTCCTTAAGTTAGTGAATATATGTTTATCATTCCATACAATACTTTAAAACACTGACTTACTTAACACTTTAGTAAGTAAATTTGTAAGTTGTCCATGTGTAGACGCGTTTGGGGCACAAATCAACTTAAGAATGTTATCAATTTCAATGTACTTTGCTCAATCATATTGTACTAGATTGCAGGTTATATTAATTGCagacttattatcacaataaaatcTCATTAGACCATTCCACTTATCTTCAGGTCTTCTAAGATCATCTTTAACCATAACCAAAGTAGTTCACACACCTTGAGCAATTGCTCAAAATCTACGTCTGACCTGACATATCATTATTTTTCAGGTGTTTAGTCACTTTGAAAGGATAAGGAGACTCCAATGGCCTTTTATTCAAAATGTGAGGAAAATACGTGTaataattttggtcaaaactatTATATGGCCATTTCTCAATTATTTAGTcactttgaaaatatgagtaaacTCCAATAGCCTCCTTAAGTGCATTTGTCTATTTATatgcaaaatttgaaaaatttaagGTAATAATGTTGACTGAAATTGCTATATATCTATATTAGCGTTGTTAGGTGAAACAATCATGTTTTTCATTTTGCTATGCATTACAAGTAAAATGTCTCTATCTAAAGTCGTTATTGTTGTCCTATATATTTTAGGGGCTCACTAATTTATACATAAATCTTATCATATCTTGATAGTCTTGAGCATGATGATATGATAGTCTTAAGCTTGATGATTTTTGTTATTCATCCTCAAGGCAAGCCACAATGACAGAAATGGTTAGTCAACCACAACAATAGAGTGAGACAAATTGTGggtaaattttaatttgtcaatttgatctcaataatACATATTGGGACAATGAGGAAATAGCTTATGAGgttgtggaggaggaggaggataatgagAATGAGGATGAGCTGTCGAGGAGAATAAACAAATGGTTTATGAGAATATAGAGGATCACTCAAACCCTATCAATTCTACTGCATCTAATGTAGGTAGAGTAAGTCTTAAGTTGAATCTAATGTAGGTAGAGTAAGTCTTGAGTTGAATGATTTCACATTTAACACGGGCAATTTCATATTAGATACATTACATGAAGATGTTAAAGATGAGGATACctggttgaaaaaaaaaatctaaagttgGTAAAGTAACGTAATACGCCATTATTGATTTCTATGAATATAATACCACCATACCATCATGGTTCTATCATCCTACTGCATGTTGATTATTATTCATcatataaaagttttaaaaaggatCCAGAGAATTATGTAATTTCTCAAGGTTTTGAGATAAAGCACATGGAggttagaagttataaaattatAGCAAAAAGTGATTATGCTTATAGATCGTCTTcaggttatgtgaagggagaTAAATTACGGGGTCAGCTTATAGCCGATCGCCAAGTAGCTAGGGGGTTGGAGGAGTTTTTTTTTCCTGAGAGCATGCGTCTGCTGGGAATTGATCCTTGTACCATTGTAATAAATCTGCCACCCTCTAGCCAACTGGCCACCCTATGGGGATGATTAGAAGCTATAAAATTTTGTCAAAAAGTGAAATCCGTCACCCTGACGGCCTCCCACGATTGCCCCACGCTATTGGGAGGAAGTAAATTAGGAAACTAAGGTTAGTCATCACATGGAAGAGTAATTCTTTGGTCTTTACCGGGATTCGATACATGCTTAATTCTGTAAACCTGCCATGTGATTACCAATTCAGCTATGCTCTAAAATGAACTATATCATCATGGTTCTATCATCCTACTGCATGCTGATTATTATTCATCATATAGAAGTTTTAAAAAGGCTATAGAGAATTATGTAATTTCTCGAGGTTTTGAGATAAAAATAATGGAGATTATAAGCTATaaaatgaagttaagttgtgCGAATAAAAATTATCAATGGCACATCATTGCACAAGGACTGCGAAAAATTTGCATTATTATATTTGATGACAAGCACACTTGTATAAAACTATAAGAAAGTGGTTAGGCCAAACACAACGTACTAGCCCATGGGTTGTTGATGAGATTCAAGAATAATTAATGTCAAATGAAAAAGTTTACTTTAAGAATTTGCTCTAAGGCTGATTATAAGAGACATTTAGAAAAGCTTTAGAGTCACGATATTATATTAGAAAGCATTGCAAGCCAAACATGTTCATGGCAATTAGAGGTATATACGTCAATGATAATGAAATAATAGTGCATAAATGCTCAATACTAGATGGGCATTTCCAGCAAGTGTTCTAGGTTTTGGGAGCAAGTATTTGTGTATTTATGCATTTCCTTCAGCTTGTTATTAGGGTAGATACATGCCACTTGAGAGGAAGTTTTGATGATGACCACAAGAATCGATGGGGCAAATAAATTCTTTCGTATAACATTAGCAATGCCATAGACAGAGAGTAGACTTTCTTGGCAATTGTTCTAGTCTCAATATTCATATAATTGGAAAGTGATCAATCTCAATTATATGTGATTGTAATCTAGACATTGGAAATTGGAAATTATACTCCGGAAATCATGAAAGAAATCTCCTAAGGCACACCACGGTTATTATCTTGTGCATTCAGCGAAGAATTTGGTGCCTAATTATCTTGGCCACAAGAGCTATTTGTAACCTTTAGTCAACCAAAGAGTCAATTTTGTCGACCAAAACACCATCAGATTAATTTTAGACTCCATTTACATTATATTGCTCTTGTTTTATCTAACTTTTGATTGAGTTGtgatttttacaagaatttaatGACCTGTCTATTCACCTCCTTCTTGGCC is a window encoding:
- the LOC121980505 gene encoding superoxide dismutase [Cu-Zn] 2-like isoform X2, which codes for MAAGGGNLKGVAIITGDGIGGSLLFIQDAFTGYTNVRGRITGLTPGLHGFHIHSFGDTTNGCNSTGPHFNPLNKSHGAPSDWERHAGDLGNIVANQDGIAEVYVKDLQIPLSGPNSVLGRAVVVHADPDDLGRGGHELSKTTGNAGARIGCGIIGLQSSV
- the LOC121980505 gene encoding superoxide dismutase [Cu-Zn] 2-like isoform X1, whose amino-acid sequence is MAAGGGNLKGVAIITGDGIGGSLLFIQDAFTGYTNVRGRITGLTPGLHGFHIHSFGDTTNGCNSTGPHFNPLNKSHGAPSDWERHAGDLGNIVANQDGIAEVYVKDLQIPLSGPNSVLGRAVVVHADPDDLGRDATILASSSALSACSSAPNTALTEVMNLVKLLVMQVQELDAE